Within the Laspinema palackyanum D2c genome, the region TCTTCACTCAATCCCTGGCTAACATCCAACCCGGTGAGCAAATTGATGTGATTATTCGCTATTCGGCGAGTCTGCAATTTGAGGGGGGAAATTATGAATTTGTATTTCCAATGGTGGTAGGTCCGCGCTATATCCCCGGTACTCCGATTGGGGAAAATGCAGGCGGTTCAGGGTCTGCACCCGGACCAATGTCTCAAAATCAAGATACAGATTTAGTTCCCGATGCCTCTGGGTTAAATGCGCCTATTTTACCGGCTGGAACTCGTTCGGGGCATGATATCAATATGACGGTGGAAATTGATGCGGAAGTGAACATTCACGGGGTGCGATCGCCCTCTCATCAACTGCATATTTCTCACGATGGACCACGGGTGCTTGTGGGTTTAGTCGGCAGTGATACTATCCCGAATAAAGACTTTATCCTCCGGTATCAAGTGGGGTCAAAAACCACTCAATCGACCTTATTAACTCAATCCGATGACAAAGGTGGACATTTTGCCCTGTATCTCATCCCGGCGCTGAAGTATGCTCCAGAACAAATTGTCTCCAAAGATGTAGTATTTTTGATTGATACTTCCGGTTCTCAAATGGGTCATCCCTTGCGCCAGTGTCAAGAACTCATGCGCCGGTTTATCCAAGGATTGAACCCGGATGATACCTTTAGCATTATCGATTTTTCTGATACGACTCAGCAGCTTTCTCCGGTTCCTCTACCCAATACTCCCCAAAATCAATCCCGCGCTATTACCTATATTAATCAGTTAACTGCTGGCGGTGGAACCGAAATGTTACGCGGGATTCAAGCCGTGTTAAATTTCCCGGTGACCGATCCAGGACGATTGCGGAGTATTGTGCTATTAACCGATGGATATATTGGGAATGAAAATCAAATTCTGGCGGAGGTACAGCGCCATTTAAAATCGGGAAACCGTCTCTATAGTTTTGGTGCCGGGAGTTCGGTAAATCGATTTTTACTGAATCGCATTGCTGAACTCGGACGGGGTATTTCTCAGGTGATTCGTCATGATGAAGCGCCGGATGAAACCGTGGAACGGTTCTTCCGACAAATTAATAATCCGGTGTTGGCTAATATTCAGGTGACATGGGAAGGTGAGGGCGAGTCTCCGGTGATTTATCCAGCGATCGCACCGGATTTGTTTGCAGAAAAACCCCTGGTTTTATTTGGACGCAAAGCGGATGCTATTGCGGGGACATTGCAGGTGTCGGGAATCGCTGCGGGGGGTACTCTCTATCAGCAACGGTTTGAGGTAAAGTTTGAGCGCGGAGGAAATCCGGCAGTGGCTCAATTATGGGGACGTTCCCGCATTAAGGCTTTGATGAATCAGATGGTGAGTGGGGAAACTAAGTCTGGCGTTGAAGCAGTCACCCAGACGGCGATCGCCTATCAACTCCTCTGTCAATATACAGCGTTTGTTGCCGTTAGCGATGAGGTGCGAGTGGATCATCCCGAGGCATCGGTTTCGGTACCAGTGCCGGTGGAAATGCCAGAAGGCGTCAACGCTGAGGGCGTTTTTGGCTCGATGGGTGCCGTTTATGCGCCATCCCCCCCGCAGTTGAACCGTGCGATGTCTCCTAAACGCCGGATGTCGGTGCGTCGGGCCTTATATGCCAATTTATCCAAGGAGGAAGCAGAGTACCAAGGTACTCAGATGCCAACTGATTTTGGCGGTATATCCTACGTTGAAAGTCCTGATGTAGCAGAAAATGAATCTTCATCGGCCCGCCCATTTGAGGCCCCTCCTCGATTGGAGTCCCCTTTGAACTCTATTGAAGTCACCTTTCAAGCGCCAAAACCGGCAATGCCGCCAAAGCGGTTAGAGATTGTGAGTGTGACGGGATTAGATGCTGAGGCGATCGCTCGCCTGACAGAATATCTAAAATCGTTGCCGCTTCCCCCTGGAGGGAGTGGGGAACTGGTTTGGGAGTTGCGGATTACTCAAGAAGGAGTGAAACAGGTGATTCTGGATGACAAGCAGTCTTCTGGGGATGATCCGCAACTGATTGCGGCTATACGGCGATCGCTGCTTACCTGGTTTATGTGGGGATCGAGACTCTCCCTCCCCACCACGGTACTGCTGCGGGTGCGGATTTCCGCCTAGGCTTCTGGAGCGATAACCCGTAACAGTTGCCGCTCCCTGGGGGGTAAACTGACGGAAACCCGGGCCGGATCCAGCTCTAAATATCTGGACCTCATGAGCCTACCGAACCGCTATCACTGCACCTGATGGTCCCCTCCCCTGTATCTTGGTCCGGGTTAGGTGGGGTCCTCCCCTGGCATCGGCCAAACCAGCCGGGAACCCCCCAGAGTTTTGTTTTGCTTCCTGCGATAAAAAACTTTACAATGTATTTAGATTTTTCTGTCCTCAGAGGCTAGTCAAAACCAAAGTACCATGCTATCTTTATTAAACCGCTTTTCCAATTAAGCCAAAAGCGGTGGAGAGACGAGCGCTGTTGCCAAAACTTCAACCTGTCCCCAGTGGAGTTCGGAGAAGTCAATCGATAGCTCGTCCTGAAGTCGGAGTGGGGAGTGAGAAAAATTCGCCTAAACCCAGGTGACAGCGGCGATCGCTGTTCTGGAAGCAGAGCGGTTGAGTCTTAAAGCAAACCATTGGCTGCTATCGCTGGTAAACATCCAGCGCCCTTATAGTCGGTGGAAATGGATACATCGATTGATTGATTGAACTCAGAGAAAGAAAACCCCGAGTCATCCTCAGCCTAACCCGTTGAGTTGAACCTCGCCGTTAACCGCATCAACGAGTATTTACCAATCCGGTTTCCGTCCATTCATACTGGGCTAATTGAAGCTTGGGTAAATTCTGGATCTTTCACCGGAAGCTCAATGGCAAAACCCAGATGCCCGAACAATCGCCACAGGTACGACTTGAGAAACGTGAGTCCTGGGCGACTCAAAATTCGGATTAAGAAATCTACCTTAGAACCTGCTATCTTCCCTGCCTGGGGGTAGAGGTAGTCGAGTGATTTACACCGAATAATTTGAATCAATAACAAAACAAAAGGTTGAAAAAAAAGTTGTGAAACTCTCTAACAATTACGGACATTTGGTGAAATTTTTACAAGAGGATTTGGCGCTGTCGCCTTCCTCCATCGATATGGCCCTACGTCATGGAGAACAAAATCTCGGTCCTTTACCGATGATCCTGTGGCAGTATGGGTTAGTTTCCCTAGAACAGCTTGAGCGAATCTTCGACTGGCTGGAGAACCGAA harbors:
- a CDS encoding DUF2949 domain-containing protein, translated to MKLSNNYGHLVKFLQEDLALSPSSIDMALRHGEQNLGPLPMILWQYGLVSLEQLERIFDWLENRTAIDGNL
- a CDS encoding VIT domain-containing protein, with the translated sequence MSQMLDRQLAGLYVQTPDSQQIAFPLKHTEVSAKVAGNLSRVEVTQTFENPFTTTLEAVYIFPLPDEAAVDEMLIKIGDRTIKGHIKQREEAQQIYQQAKQQGRTAGLLEQERDNIFTQSLANIQPGEQIDVIIRYSASLQFEGGNYEFVFPMVVGPRYIPGTPIGENAGGSGSAPGPMSQNQDTDLVPDASGLNAPILPAGTRSGHDINMTVEIDAEVNIHGVRSPSHQLHISHDGPRVLVGLVGSDTIPNKDFILRYQVGSKTTQSTLLTQSDDKGGHFALYLIPALKYAPEQIVSKDVVFLIDTSGSQMGHPLRQCQELMRRFIQGLNPDDTFSIIDFSDTTQQLSPVPLPNTPQNQSRAITYINQLTAGGGTEMLRGIQAVLNFPVTDPGRLRSIVLLTDGYIGNENQILAEVQRHLKSGNRLYSFGAGSSVNRFLLNRIAELGRGISQVIRHDEAPDETVERFFRQINNPVLANIQVTWEGEGESPVIYPAIAPDLFAEKPLVLFGRKADAIAGTLQVSGIAAGGTLYQQRFEVKFERGGNPAVAQLWGRSRIKALMNQMVSGETKSGVEAVTQTAIAYQLLCQYTAFVAVSDEVRVDHPEASVSVPVPVEMPEGVNAEGVFGSMGAVYAPSPPQLNRAMSPKRRMSVRRALYANLSKEEAEYQGTQMPTDFGGISYVESPDVAENESSSARPFEAPPRLESPLNSIEVTFQAPKPAMPPKRLEIVSVTGLDAEAIARLTEYLKSLPLPPGGSGELVWELRITQEGVKQVILDDKQSSGDDPQLIAAIRRSLLTWFMWGSRLSLPTTVLLRVRISA